From the Apis cerana isolate GH-2021 linkage group LG3, AcerK_1.0, whole genome shotgun sequence genome, one window contains:
- the LOC107998111 gene encoding ribosome biogenesis protein WDR12 homolog — protein sequence MDNINMSKSIPQVQIKFLTKQKQYAVPDFPLSVHTSIVSNELNTLINELLKESNNIKNEIEFDFLICSQFLRTSLIEHITEKNISTEDVIIIEYVEKYPPPEPQDCLIHDDWVSAIAVCEKWILTGCYDNTLHIWTYKGKHHLVIPGHTSPIKAVAWISLTSDTASFVSASQDQTAIIWDWNIIENSVDCIHVCRGHERGLEAVNINYDKTIMATGAWDTMLKIWSTANQDENEDGESTSKRLKSEHGKTRIPKRTMKGHKEAISGVVWSDKIEIITSSWDHTIKIWDSELGGIKHELTGNKSFFDLDYSPLSHTIITASADRHIRLYDPRSTEGSLVKAIFTSHTQWVQSVRWSPIHENLFISGAYDNDMKLWDTRSPKAPLFDLSGHEDKVLCCNWSNPKFMVSGGADNTVRIFKSKHIGH from the exons atggataatataaatatgagtaAAAGTATTCCAcaagtacaaataaaatttcttactaAACAAAAACA atatgcaGTTCCAGATTTTCCTTTATCAGTTCATACATCTATTGtatcaaatgaattaaatactCTTATAAATGAACTTTTGAAGG aatcaaataatataaaaaatgaaatagaatttgattttttgatatgTTCACAATTTTTACGTACTTCATTGATTGAACatataacagaaaaaaatatttctacagaagatgtaataattattgaatatgttgaaaaatatccaCCACCTGAACCTCAAGATTGTCTTATACATGATGATTGGGTATCTGCTATTGCTGTTTGTGAGAAAtg gaTTCTAACAGGTTGTTATGATAATACATTACATATATGGACATATAAAGGAAAACATCATTTGGTAATTCCTGGACATACTTCACCAATTAAAGCAGTTGCATGGATATCCTTGACTAGTGATACAGCTAGTTTTGTTAg tgcATCCCAAGATCAAACAGCTATAATATGGGACtggaatattatagaaaattcagTAGACTGTATTCATGTATGCAGAGGACATGAACGTGGACTAGAAgctgttaatattaattatgacaaGACAATAATGGCAACTGGAGCATGGGATACAATGCTTAAAATCTGGTCTAcag CTAATCAAGATGAAAATGAAGATGGTGAATCTACTTCAAAGAGATTAAAATCAGAACATGGAAAAACAagg ATACCTAAAAGAACAATGAAAGGTCACAAAGAAGCTATTAGTGGTGTAGTATGGtcagataaaatagaaattataacatCTTCATGGGATCacacaataaaaatatgggaTTCAGAATTAGGAGGAATTAAACACGAATTGACTggaaataaaagtttctttgATCTTGATTATTCTCCATTAAGCCACACTATTATAACAGCATCAGCCGATAGGCATATCAGATTATATGATCCAAGATCTACag aaggatCTTTGGTAAAAGCAATATTTACTTCTCACACACAATGGGTACAATCTGTAAGATGGTCACCTATAcatgaaaatctttttatttcaggAGCATATGATAATGATATGAAACTGTGGGACACCAGAAg TCCCAAAGCACCATTGTTTGATCTTTCTGGACATGAAGATAAAGTATTATGTTGTAATTGGTCAAATCCTAAATTCATGGTATCTGGAGGTGCAGACAACACcgtaagaatatttaaatcgaaacaTATTGgtcattaa